The following proteins come from a genomic window of Malus sylvestris chromosome 4, drMalSylv7.2, whole genome shotgun sequence:
- the LOC126618177 gene encoding uncharacterized protein LOC126618177, translated as MAKLQRDWDWRPPFPSSKIKPMNVVPPLWSPRNEWSTCIVVCRCIVKDAAFCHYCYLFKCDFDKEGNAGSDVFIEIGFTNWRKGLENFRDHKRGVGSLRNKALQQAGDLMTQKQHIETFVIKQTDEARINYHTLLRGALDCTRWLLQQGLPFRGHDESFNSSNRGNYLELMQFLADDNEKVRKVVFENLKYTSSDIQKDLVHACVIEIINAITKDMEGEAIEKFFGVQHVSSTTNSLLEEAIERLFATTNLSMSMLRGQYYDGASNMKGELNGLKTKILNKYPQTFYIHCFAYQLQLALVFVAKENEDVANFFINASSLVNLIGLSCKCRDAFREKQQEKIQKALDLGNLEKGKGLNQESSLMRPCDTRWNSHYGTIVSIIVMFEAVVEVVEWIKGDRNQDNLGDATRLFKDIQTFDFMFHLFLMRLILRITNELSQALQKKDQDIVNAMVLVEVCKQRLQSLRDDDFGDLFHDVEKLCEEHDIIIPNMEDLHFVPGKSRRKAPKITNFHYYRVDLYFQVLDMQLKELNDRFNEAWQTSYVCCVRVIFL; from the exons ATGGCGAAGCTACAGAGGGACTGGGATTGGCGGCCGCCCTTTCCCTCGTCGAAAATTAAGCCTATGAACGTGGTTCCGCCCCTCTGGTCTCCTCGAAATGAATGGAGTACCTGCATTGTAGTTTGCAGATG tataGTAAAAGATGCCGCATTTTGCCATTATTGCTATCTATTCAAGTGTGATTTTGATAAAGAGGGAAATGCTGGAAGTGATGTCTTCATTGAGATTGGGTTTACAAATTGGAGGAAAGGACTCGAAAATTTTCGAGATCATAAGCGAGGTGTTGGAAGTCTTCGTAATAAAGCTTTACAACAAGCTGGAGATTTGATGACACAAAAGCAACATATTGAAACATTTGTGATTAAGCAAACCGATGAAGCTCGCATTAATTATCACACTTTATTGCGTGGTGCACTTGATTGCACAAGATGGTTGTTGCAACAAGGTTTGCCTTTTCGTGGCCATGATGAATCGTTCAACTCAAGCAATAGAGGTAATTATTTGGAGCTTATGCAATTTCTGGCCGATGATAATGAGAAAGTTAGGAAGGTTGTGTTTGAGAATCTCAAGTATACTTCTTCCGATATTCAAAAGGATCTTGTTCATGCTTGTGTTATTGAAATTATTAATGCAATCACTAAAGATATGGaag GAGAAGCAATTGAAAAGTTTTTTGGTGTTCAACATGTCTCCTCTACAACTAATAGCTTACTTGAAGAGGCCATTGAAAGATTGTTTGCTACAACAAATTTGAGTATGTCCATGTTACGAGGACAATACTATGATGGAGCTAGTAATATGAAAGGTGAGTTAAATGGtcttaaaacaaagattttgaacAAATACCCTCAGACATTTTACATTCATTGTTTTGCATACCAACTCCAACTAGCTCTTGTATTTGTGGCAAAGGAAAATGAGGATGTTGCCAATTTCTTTATCAATGCTAGTAGTTTGGTGAATCTTATTGGACTATCGTGTAAGTGTCGTGATGCATTTAGAGAGAAACAACAAGAAAAAATTCAGAAAGCTCTTGATCTTGGTAATCTTGAAAAGGGTAAAGGGTTAAATCAAGAAAGTAGTCTCATGCGTCCATGTGATACACGGTGGAATTCGCATTATGGTACTATAGTTAGTATTATTGTTATGTTTGAAGCCGTGGTGGAAGTGGTTGAATGGATTAAAGGTGATCGCAACCAAGATAATCTCGGTGACGCAACTAGGTTATTCAAAGACATACAAACTTTTGATTTTAtgtttcaccttttcttgatgAGACTTATATTGAGAATTACAAATGAGTTATCACAAGCATTGCAAAAGaaagatcaagatattgtgaatgcGATGGTATTAGTGGAAGTATGCAAGCAAAGACTACAATCCTTGAGAGATGATGACTTTGGGGACTTGTTTCATGATGTAGAAAAGCTTTGTGAGGAGCATGATATTATCATTCCTAACATGGAGGATTTGCATTTCGTACCTGGAAAATCAAGGCGCAAagctccaaaaatcacaaacttcCATTACTATCGTGTGGACCTTTATTTTCAAGTCCTTGATATGCAACTAAAGGAATTGAATGATCGCTTCAATGAG gcctggcaaacgagTTATGTCTGTTGTGTTCGTGTTATTTTcttgtaa
- the LOC126618176 gene encoding uncharacterized protein LOC126618176: MVSGGDLTVDNLLEQNRLYSTEVVALFETKNNSRKYRYLKRRLGMSCMYAIEPRGIAGGMCVFWRDANDLVLVKYGDFFIEVLIEDGVRHFKWRSVVVYACTDERKRTQQFEVLLTRLAGYTEPCLLMGDFNDLLLDSEKDRENDRSVASMRAFRNFVAYASLLDLGFEGYSYTWRNIQEEGFIQERLDCALATHDWVQSYQQAIVKHMELEGSDHVMLVLSTEVNQPRHLMHNLRKVKHRLVTWQKNEGHNEQKEICRLKEVLRVAYQQSVFDGNWILGLEEELTRAFRREEIVWRTKS; the protein is encoded by the exons ATGGTATCGGGGGGGGACCTGACAGTTGACAatcttttggagcaaaataggCTCTACTCCACCGAGGTTGTGGCtctctttgaaacaaaaaataatagtcGAAAGTACCGTTACTTGAAGCGTAGGCTCGGCATGTCATGTATGTATGCTATTGAGCCTAGGGGAATTGCTGGTGGTATGTGTGTCTTTTGGAGGGATGCGAATGATTTGGTCTTGGTAAAATATGgagatttttttattgaagttctCATTGAGGATGGGGTGCGACATTTCAAATGGAGATCGGTGGTCGTGTATGCGTGTACGGATGAGCGCAAGCGAACACAACAGTTTGAGGTGTTATTGACACGTCTAGCAGGTTATACGGAACCTTGTTTGTTAATGGGGGACTTTAATGATCTCCTTTTGGATTCAGagaaagatagggagaatgataGATCCGTGGCAAGCATGCGAGCTTTTCGTAATTTTGTGGCCTATGCAAGTTTATTGGATTTGGGATTTGAAGGATACTCTTATACGTGGAGGAACATACAGGAAGAAGGTTTTATTCAGGAAAGATTGGATTGTGCTTTAGCTACGCATGATTGGGTTCAAAGTTATCAACAAGCAATAGTGAAACACATGGAGCTGGAGGGATCAGATCATGTTATGTTAGTGTTATCGACGGAGGTGAATCAACCTAGGC ATCTCATGCACAATCTTCGCAAGGTCAAGCATAGGTTAGTGACATGGCAAAAAAATGAAGGGCATAATGAACAAAAAGAGATTTGTCGTTTGAAAGAAGTACTTCGTGTTGCGTATCAACAATCGGTGTTTGATGGCAACTGGATTCTAGGGTTAGAAGAAGAGCTTACAAGGGCATTTAGAAGGGAGGAAATAGTTTGGCGTACGAAATCCTGA